Proteins encoded by one window of Winogradskyella sp. PG-2:
- a CDS encoding isoaspartyl peptidase/L-asparaginase family protein translates to MSIFSIAIHGGAGTLVKGLMTKELEAQYRDALKVAREAGYNVLKDGGSAIDAVETSVRFLEDSPLFNAGKGSVFTAEGTHEMDAAIMEGENLEAGAVSLITGIKNPIALARDVMDKSYHVFLAGEGAMKFAEDQGYEVESPNYFYDEIRYKQWQGIKDSDNFQLDHSVKKDGKFGTVGAVACDQNGNIAAATSTGGMTNKKWGRVGDSPMIGAGNYANNKTCAVSCTGSGEFFIRGVVAYDVSCLMEFRDLSLEDAADEVINKRILEIKGDGGLIAVDAKGNIAMPFNTEGMYRACKSSNGREEISIYK, encoded by the coding sequence ATGAGCATATTTTCAATTGCGATACATGGTGGCGCAGGAACCCTCGTAAAAGGCCTTATGACAAAAGAATTAGAAGCTCAATATAGAGACGCTTTAAAAGTTGCAAGAGAAGCAGGTTATAATGTGTTAAAAGATGGTGGTTCAGCGATAGATGCTGTTGAAACTTCAGTTAGATTTTTAGAGGATTCCCCTTTGTTTAATGCAGGTAAAGGCTCGGTTTTTACGGCTGAAGGCACGCATGAAATGGATGCAGCTATCATGGAAGGAGAAAACCTAGAAGCAGGAGCGGTTTCTTTAATTACAGGGATTAAAAACCCTATAGCTTTAGCTAGAGATGTGATGGATAAAAGTTACCATGTGTTTTTAGCAGGTGAGGGTGCTATGAAGTTTGCAGAAGATCAAGGGTATGAAGTTGAATCTCCTAATTATTTTTATGATGAAATACGATATAAACAATGGCAAGGGATAAAAGATAGTGACAATTTTCAGTTAGATCACAGTGTAAAAAAAGATGGGAAATTTGGAACGGTTGGTGCTGTTGCTTGTGATCAAAACGGCAATATTGCTGCTGCAACATCTACTGGAGGTATGACCAATAAAAAATGGGGCAGAGTAGGAGATTCACCTATGATTGGTGCAGGTAATTATGCCAATAATAAAACGTGTGCAGTAAGTTGTACAGGAAGCGGAGAATTTTTTATAAGAGGTGTCGTAGCTTATGATGTATCTTGTTTAATGGAATTTAGAGACTTGTCTTTAGAAGATGCAGCAGACGAAGTTATCAATAAACGCATCCTAGAAATAAAAGGCGATGGTGGTTTAATTGCTGTTGATGCTAAAGGTAATATTGCAATGCCTTTTAATACAGAGGGTATGTATCGTGCTTGTAAATCTTCAAACGGAAGAGAAGAAATTTCAATTTATAAATAG
- a CDS encoding beta strand repeat-containing protein, with protein MKIIRLTCLFYIVSFYSFSQVGVGNTDPKASLDVSSSNVATPANTDGILIPRIDNFPATNPIADQDGMMVFVTGNGTPIKGLYYWDNNTISWVSVQGSDADIDFYEIGTTSNPDAITDDIYTLGKLKIGQNSAATSSLSIHDWNSNNSSAFSISRSLNTVSLNGQFSGSYITLDAQTSDNYFGYQSFLSGNIQAESSNFFAQAIGSLNSFTNLFSGRFYSASGNGRLYGTNVSFLSTVTNTGNKYGFNVSIPSSLSGTHYGLYSDVQKSSGYAAYLLGRTSLGNTSANRYLMPSIDGTAGQVMTTDGTGNVTFETLTSGVERINDLIDGKSDNDGSDDGSSIFLGVNSGAADDSSSNQNVGIGYDALSANTTGILNVAIGWGSLRNNTSNSNTAIGYLSASGNTSGSQNTAIGRNALIGNSTGSNNTALGSYAGYLATGSGNLFLGANAGFNEVTISNKLFIENTDADENSALIYGDFGTDNTITGNILRTNSEFQIGNPTITGYAFPTTDGTNGQILTTDGAGNLNFQDITGDGDTQNTLDQAYDEGGAGAGRIITADNGDIEILGDYGLKVETSASIPYGSTFVSNSLNTDATIFVDNTSTNSLNNRAAIKTSNALTEMNVEINRSIGGAPGLDVGVLINNTALIDGKGVSFEFTDLTTSNFIIRSVGYNHDIVYDGGSAASIHGFKSKIEGSGSAYKYGLEIEIPASSLGQHYGIYSDVQNPTGYAGYFAGRVEFGHGFTNRYFMPGSDGTNGQVMTTDGTGNVTFQDATINTDNQQIDNFNFNTTTNILSLEMEDDGQTAQTVDLSTLQDGIGTDDQNLTLLGTNLSIENGNSINLNTINTDDQQIDTIGLSGTVLGISLEDDGVGIATVDLSSINTDDQQIDNFSFNTSTNELTLEVEDDGQAAQTVDLSSLNPTKVMARITMNNDQTETGSGTTKVNFDTRDFDVGNHFNLINDNYVVPTTGKYRVTGQITMSSSTDTGNFAIRIRINNFQQRRSEFNHHGNGAVVRQVTSILSLTAGDTIDVSFVRPSVGATIESDTRDTFFEIEQL; from the coding sequence ATGAAAATTATACGACTAACCTGCCTGTTTTATATCGTGTCTTTTTACAGTTTTTCGCAAGTTGGTGTGGGCAATACAGATCCAAAGGCAAGTTTAGATGTTAGTTCATCTAATGTAGCTACTCCAGCAAATACAGATGGTATATTAATACCGAGAATAGACAATTTCCCAGCGACTAATCCCATAGCAGATCAAGATGGAATGATGGTATTTGTTACCGGAAATGGTACGCCAATAAAAGGGCTTTACTATTGGGATAATAATACAATATCATGGGTTTCAGTTCAAGGCTCTGATGCTGATATTGATTTTTACGAAATTGGTACAACTTCAAATCCTGATGCCATAACGGATGATATATATACATTAGGTAAATTAAAAATAGGACAAAATTCAGCTGCTACTTCATCGTTGAGTATTCATGATTGGAATTCAAATAACTCTAGCGCTTTTTCGATTTCTAGAAGTTTAAACACAGTTTCATTAAATGGACAATTTAGTGGATCTTATATCACCTTGGATGCTCAAACTTCAGATAACTATTTTGGTTATCAATCATTCCTTTCTGGAAACATTCAAGCTGAAAGCTCTAATTTTTTCGCTCAGGCCATTGGATCCCTAAATTCATTTACAAATTTATTTTCGGGACGTTTTTATTCTGCAAGTGGAAATGGACGATTATATGGTACTAATGTTAGTTTTTTATCTACCGTAACCAACACTGGTAATAAATATGGTTTTAATGTTAGTATACCTTCATCACTTTCAGGAACACACTATGGGTTATATTCAGATGTGCAAAAGAGTTCAGGCTATGCTGCTTATTTATTAGGAAGAACATCTCTAGGAAATACTTCTGCCAATCGATACTTAATGCCTTCAATAGATGGGACAGCTGGGCAGGTTATGACAACTGATGGAACAGGAAATGTTACTTTTGAAACCTTGACTTCTGGAGTAGAACGTATTAATGACTTAATTGATGGTAAAAGTGATAACGATGGAAGTGATGATGGTTCTTCAATTTTCTTAGGGGTTAATTCTGGTGCTGCAGATGATAGTAGTAGTAATCAAAATGTTGGAATTGGATACGACGCTTTATCAGCAAATACAACTGGAATACTTAATGTTGCTATAGGTTGGGGAAGTTTAAGAAATAATACCTCAAACTCTAATACAGCAATAGGCTATTTAAGTGCTTCAGGTAACACATCAGGATCTCAAAATACAGCTATTGGTAGAAACGCTTTAATTGGTAATTCTACTGGTAGTAATAATACTGCTTTAGGATCCTATGCTGGTTATTTAGCTACTGGATCAGGAAATTTGTTTTTAGGAGCTAATGCTGGTTTTAATGAAGTAACAATAAGTAATAAATTATTTATTGAAAATACAGACGCAGACGAAAATAGTGCTTTAATATATGGCGATTTTGGTACAGATAATACTATTACAGGAAATATATTACGTACTAATAGCGAATTTCAAATAGGTAATCCAACAATTACAGGCTATGCATTTCCAACCACAGATGGCACAAATGGTCAAATATTGACTACAGATGGTGCAGGTAATCTAAATTTTCAGGACATTACAGGAGATGGAGACACACAAAACACTTTAGATCAAGCTTATGATGAAGGTGGTGCAGGTGCGGGTAGGATCATAACAGCTGATAATGGTGATATTGAAATATTGGGGGATTATGGTCTAAAAGTAGAAACTAGTGCTTCTATACCTTATGGATCAACTTTTGTAAGTAATTCTCTAAATACTGACGCTACAATATTCGTTGACAATACTTCTACTAATAGCCTAAATAATAGGGCAGCAATTAAAACCTCAAATGCACTCACGGAGATGAATGTTGAAATAAATAGATCTATAGGAGGTGCACCTGGTTTGGATGTTGGTGTTTTAATAAATAATACTGCATTAATTGACGGTAAAGGTGTGTCTTTTGAATTCACAGATTTAACTACTTCCAACTTCATAATTAGAAGTGTAGGTTATAATCACGATATCGTCTATGATGGTGGCAGCGCTGCCTCTATACATGGATTTAAATCAAAAATTGAAGGTAGCGGATCTGCATATAAGTACGGTCTTGAAATAGAAATCCCAGCTTCATCATTAGGCCAGCACTATGGAATTTATTCTGATGTACAAAACCCGACTGGATATGCTGGATATTTTGCCGGCAGAGTTGAGTTCGGCCATGGTTTTACTAATAGATATTTTATGCCTGGATCTGATGGCACAAATGGGCAAGTTATGACTACTGATGGCACAGGTAATGTTACATTTCAAGATGCAACTATAAATACAGATAATCAACAAATAGATAACTTTAACTTTAATACTACCACCAACATTCTTAGTCTTGAAATGGAAGACGATGGTCAAACAGCGCAAACTGTTGATTTATCAACCTTACAAGATGGCATAGGTACAGACGACCAAAACCTGACATTATTAGGAACGAATCTCAGTATCGAAAATGGTAATTCTATAAATCTTAATACTATCAATACAGACGATCAACAAATTGACACTATTGGTTTATCTGGAACTGTTTTAGGCATTTCACTTGAAGATGATGGTGTTGGGATTGCAACTGTTGATTTATCCTCAATCAATACAGACGACCAACAAATAGACAACTTTAGTTTTAATACGTCAACGAATGAATTAACACTTGAAGTAGAAGATGATGGTCAAGCTGCTCAAACGGTTGACTTATCTAGTCTTAACCCAACTAAAGTAATGGCTCGTATCACCATGAATAACGATCAAACAGAAACTGGAAGTGGTACTACTAAAGTGAATTTTGATACGAGAGATTTTGATGTTGGCAATCATTTTAATTTAATAAATGATAATTATGTTGTACCAACTACTGGTAAGTACAGAGTTACTGGACAAATTACAATGTCATCATCTACTGATACAGGAAATTTTGCTATTAGAATTAGAATAAATAATTTTCAACAAAGACGTTCAGAATTCAATCATCATGGAAATGGGGCGGTAGTAAGACAAGTGACCTCAATATTATCATTAACAGCTGGAGATACTATAGACGTTAGTTTTGTGAGACCGTCTGTAGGTGCAACAATAGAATCTGATACCAGAGACACTTTTTTCGAAATAGAACAATTATAA
- a CDS encoding cupin domain-containing protein translates to MKRQHFIKSVSGLGFLTLMTQNSFASALPKLFSDLKSKIVKNNEGKLLNVIGDIQTHKLVGSDTNNQIVEWVDNVEPGVGIPPHIHTKEDEIFRVIKGQVEIMVDGKTTVLKSGDMAFAPKNIPHAWKVIGTEKAQMMTSAFPAGIEHMFNELHELPQGPPDFKKVAEICGRHGITFVT, encoded by the coding sequence ATGAAACGACAACATTTTATTAAATCTGTAAGTGGATTAGGATTTTTAACCCTTATGACACAAAATTCTTTTGCTTCTGCACTACCTAAATTATTTAGCGATTTAAAATCTAAAATCGTTAAAAATAATGAAGGTAAACTACTCAATGTTATAGGTGACATACAAACCCATAAACTAGTGGGTAGTGACACCAATAATCAAATTGTTGAGTGGGTAGATAATGTAGAACCAGGTGTTGGTATACCTCCTCATATTCATACTAAAGAGGATGAGATCTTCAGAGTAATTAAAGGACAAGTTGAAATAATGGTAGATGGCAAAACCACAGTCCTAAAATCTGGTGATATGGCCTTTGCTCCTAAAAACATACCACATGCTTGGAAAGTAATTGGCACTGAAAAGGCACAAATGATGACCAGTGCATTTCCTGCAGGAATAGAACATATGTTTAACGAACTACATGAACTCCCACAAGGGCCACCTGATTTTAAAAAGGTAGCTGAAATATGTGGTAGACATGGCATCACATTTGTAACATAA
- a CDS encoding ATP-binding protein, translating into MKRNYFLLILVIVLRLAFVEAQNFTFFHYGLDEGLSQETIRTILKDSKGFLWLGTQDGLNRFDGTSFTVYKNEKKDSLSISGNFINSLVEDKKGNIWIGTNDNGISIYETSTNTFKPNPIKKGNCSSLSRASNGIVVATILNEGIYIFDTEQTNYNVKRITEINGKKFQFNTTFITNNKLFIGTEEGRLFVSNNIENEKIAFNEIKLNQSIGGINTLYANNENIWIGTTIGLWTYNLKDKHLLKIQMGKVEKLNVSSIDYYNQSYYIGTFDGLFIASKFNTNLNEFDHVTAYFGEQDHENSITSNRVYDTFTDGELLWIGTNNLDVVALAEPVFKKINTNSEIVLNNAFILSFAKNEDYVFVGTRKGINCIDSNGKVTAITKENTENALAFNVIRAMAIDHNNFLWVGTIKGASVIDLNNFNPRTPKVKSFFHDIRDPSSLSSDATRGVHIDHKGTVWVMTYGGGINRFIGDVKSGKFSFKNYKVNDNGNSISSNFNYNMSQDSDLNYWITSEEGLNKLQFEGNNYESPKFTNFYSDNKDTSTLSSNTTLHTWHDKQGALWVATQDGFNKFDTSTETFRRYTKEDGLSNTFVYSITEDINNDLWLTTNGGLFRFNKTTEVFTNYDQEDGIQSSEFNLGAYMYNDLTNEIYVGGISGFNIFDPNEVPKLDQPGNLTFTSLRIKDEIITPITHDQIISKSITETSELTLNHTDFPCYISFSDLDLRPTKNNQFEYSLNNTDWNSLSGTREIPLLDLPKGKHTLMIQGRSRNDLWDTQPLQLQIKVLPPWYKSNLAYVSYLLLFLGIIYAFYRISLQRQIAGQESKRLKDLDDLKSRFITNITHEFRTPLTIILGYLDNLKEQFSEKDDVETSIETIEQNSNSLLDLVNQMLDLAKLEKGQLNLNFIHNDIVVFTSHIVDSFKSIASDKKIELKFKAEPNEIIMDFDAEKIRQILTNLISNAIKFSPEDSELNISLHKLNSPLLQIEVTDQGYGIAEDELHFIFDRFYQVENTEHKVSQGTGIGLALTKELVELFNGKITVTSKIDKGTTFNITLPITNKAVTKDVDQIEQQITIGTVVPQLNDVIVDEDSNSVLIVEDNTDMAHYIASCLKPDYKVSFAKDGKVGLECAKQSIPDIVITDVMMPVMDGYEFTEKLQANANTNHIPIIMLTSKAMQEDKLQGITSGADAYLTKPFQKEELRLRMQMLITKRKQLQEHYSVNKIVEQKEEQPKPTDKKLIFLNSVIDAVHQNIDNSNFGATELAISLTMSDSQLYRKLKAISNTSTAVFIRRVRLEKGKELLKSSELSISEIAYSTGFNDPNWFSKSFKEEFKQSPTEFRK; encoded by the coding sequence ATGAAGCGTAACTATTTTCTTTTAATATTAGTTATAGTTTTAAGACTTGCATTTGTAGAAGCTCAAAATTTCACCTTTTTTCATTATGGATTAGATGAGGGCTTATCCCAAGAAACAATCCGAACTATTTTAAAAGATTCTAAAGGTTTTCTATGGCTTGGAACACAAGATGGGTTAAACCGTTTTGATGGTACTTCTTTCACGGTTTATAAAAATGAGAAAAAAGATAGCTTAAGTATTTCAGGGAATTTTATTAATTCACTTGTTGAAGATAAGAAGGGTAACATCTGGATTGGAACTAATGATAATGGCATAAGCATTTATGAAACTAGCACCAATACTTTTAAACCAAACCCTATTAAAAAAGGTAATTGTAGTAGTTTATCTAGAGCTTCAAATGGTATTGTAGTAGCTACAATATTAAATGAGGGCATCTATATCTTTGATACTGAACAAACCAATTATAATGTTAAAAGAATTACTGAAATTAATGGGAAGAAATTTCAATTCAATACAACTTTCATAACGAATAACAAACTCTTTATTGGAACTGAAGAAGGCCGGCTTTTTGTTTCAAATAATATTGAAAATGAGAAAATAGCATTCAATGAGATAAAGCTCAATCAATCTATTGGAGGAATTAACACCCTTTATGCTAATAATGAGAATATTTGGATAGGAACAACCATCGGACTTTGGACTTATAATTTAAAAGATAAGCACCTGTTAAAAATACAAATGGGGAAAGTTGAAAAGTTGAATGTATCATCCATCGATTATTACAACCAATCCTATTACATTGGAACTTTTGATGGTCTTTTTATTGCATCCAAATTTAATACTAACTTAAATGAATTTGACCATGTAACTGCCTATTTTGGAGAACAAGATCATGAAAATTCCATTACTTCAAATCGTGTTTACGATACTTTTACAGATGGCGAATTACTTTGGATTGGGACTAATAACCTAGATGTTGTTGCACTAGCAGAACCTGTCTTTAAGAAGATTAATACAAATTCAGAAATTGTTTTAAATAATGCATTTATCCTATCGTTTGCCAAAAATGAAGATTATGTTTTTGTGGGTACAAGAAAAGGTATCAATTGTATAGATTCAAATGGAAAAGTCACTGCAATAACCAAAGAAAATACAGAGAATGCACTAGCTTTTAATGTCATTAGAGCAATGGCAATAGATCACAATAACTTTTTATGGGTTGGCACTATCAAAGGAGCGTCGGTAATTGATCTTAACAATTTTAATCCACGAACACCAAAAGTGAAGAGCTTTTTTCATGATATTAGAGATCCAAGCTCTTTAAGTTCAGATGCCACAAGAGGTGTACATATTGATCACAAGGGTACAGTTTGGGTAATGACTTATGGTGGTGGAATTAATAGATTTATTGGTGATGTAAAATCTGGTAAATTCAGTTTCAAAAATTATAAGGTAAATGATAATGGTAATTCTATAAGTTCAAATTTTAACTATAATATGTCGCAAGACAGTGATCTAAATTATTGGATTACATCTGAAGAGGGTCTTAATAAATTACAGTTTGAAGGGAATAACTATGAGAGTCCAAAATTTACCAATTTCTATAGTGATAACAAAGATACCTCAACATTAAGCAGTAATACAACACTCCATACATGGCACGATAAACAAGGCGCATTATGGGTCGCTACACAAGATGGCTTCAACAAGTTTGATACCAGTACTGAAACGTTTAGACGGTATACAAAAGAAGATGGATTATCAAACACCTTTGTTTACAGCATAACAGAAGATATTAATAACGATCTCTGGCTAACTACAAATGGTGGGCTCTTTAGATTTAATAAAACCACTGAAGTATTCACCAACTACGATCAAGAGGACGGTATTCAAAGCTCAGAATTTAATTTAGGAGCATATATGTATAATGACTTAACGAATGAAATATATGTAGGTGGTATTAGTGGGTTTAATATTTTTGACCCAAACGAAGTGCCTAAACTTGATCAACCTGGTAACTTGACTTTTACTTCATTAAGAATTAAGGATGAGATTATAACTCCTATAACTCATGATCAAATAATTTCTAAGAGCATCACAGAAACCAGTGAACTAACTCTGAATCATACAGATTTCCCATGCTACATTTCCTTTTCTGATTTAGATTTAAGACCTACTAAGAATAACCAATTTGAATACTCCTTAAATAATACAGATTGGAACAGTCTTTCAGGTACTAGAGAAATACCTTTATTGGATCTACCAAAAGGTAAACACACATTAATGATACAAGGACGATCTAGAAATGACTTGTGGGATACTCAACCTTTACAACTACAAATTAAGGTCCTTCCACCTTGGTATAAAAGTAATTTAGCATACGTATCATATTTGTTATTATTCTTAGGTATTATCTATGCATTCTATAGAATAAGTTTACAACGACAAATCGCAGGTCAAGAATCCAAACGCCTAAAAGATTTAGACGATTTAAAATCGCGCTTCATCACTAACATAACGCATGAGTTTAGAACGCCGTTAACCATAATTCTAGGTTATTTAGATAATTTAAAAGAACAGTTTTCAGAAAAAGATGATGTTGAAACATCTATAGAGACCATTGAACAGAATAGCAATAGTTTACTCGATTTGGTAAATCAAATGCTAGACTTAGCTAAGCTTGAAAAAGGACAGCTTAACCTTAATTTTATTCATAATGATATTGTCGTATTTACATCTCATATTGTAGATAGTTTTAAAAGCATAGCGTCAGATAAAAAGATTGAACTTAAGTTTAAAGCAGAGCCTAATGAAATTATAATGGATTTCGATGCCGAAAAAATCCGGCAGATTTTAACCAATCTTATTTCTAATGCTATAAAGTTTTCACCTGAAGATTCTGAATTAAACATCAGTCTTCATAAACTAAATTCTCCTCTACTTCAAATTGAAGTCACCGACCAAGGTTATGGTATTGCTGAAGACGAACTCCATTTTATTTTTGACAGATTCTATCAGGTTGAAAATACTGAGCATAAAGTATCTCAAGGCACAGGAATTGGCTTAGCATTAACCAAAGAATTAGTAGAACTATTCAATGGTAAAATTACTGTTACATCTAAAATAGATAAAGGCACTACATTTAATATCACATTACCAATAACCAACAAAGCAGTAACAAAAGATGTTGACCAAATAGAACAGCAAATAACTATTGGCACTGTTGTACCACAATTAAATGATGTTATTGTAGACGAAGATTCTAACAGTGTGCTCATAGTAGAGGATAATACTGATATGGCACATTATATTGCGTCTTGCCTTAAACCAGATTATAAAGTCAGTTTTGCAAAAGACGGTAAAGTTGGCTTAGAATGTGCTAAACAAAGTATTCCAGATATTGTAATTACTGATGTAATGATGCCTGTAATGGATGGTTATGAGTTTACAGAGAAATTACAGGCTAATGCTAACACCAACCACATTCCAATTATAATGCTCACCTCTAAGGCAATGCAAGAAGATAAACTTCAGGGCATAACAAGTGGTGCAGATGCTTATTTAACCAAACCCTTTCAGAAAGAAGAATTACGCTTACGCATGCAAATGTTAATTACTAAAAGAAAACAACTACAAGAACATTATTCAGTAAATAAGATTGTTGAGCAAAAAGAAGAACAGCCAAAACCAACAGATAAGAAACTCATCTTTTTAAATTCGGTTATTGATGCTGTTCACCAAAATATTGATAACTCTAATTTTGGTGCTACTGAATTAGCAATATCTCTAACAATGAGCGATTCACAACTCTACCGAAAACTCAAGGCTATTTCTAATACAAGTACTGCTGTATTTATTAGAAGAGTTAGATTAGAAAAAGGAAAAGAATTATTAAAATCTTCAGAATTATCTATTTCAGAAATAGCATACAGTACAGGGTTTAATGATCCCAACTGGTTTAGTAAATCCTTTAAAGAGGAATTTAAACAAAGCCCAACCGAATTTCGTAAATAA